In a genomic window of Vigna angularis cultivar LongXiaoDou No.4 chromosome 6, ASM1680809v1, whole genome shotgun sequence:
- the LOC108341663 gene encoding oil body-associated protein 2A isoform X1, with the protein MIDKGAMMILEPIKTRVEYIVSDDIFETMPPEEQKLWHSHAYEVKSGLWVNPRVPELIGKPELENLAKTYGKFWCTWGQASYGCTCADDVSTSSKSWFGEGRAGA; encoded by the exons ATGATCGATAAGGGTGCGATGATGATACTGGAGCCCATAAAGACGC GTGTGGAGTATATTGTTTCTGATGATATCTTTGAAACTATGCCACCGGAGGAACAGAAACTTTGGCATTCTCATGCTTATGAG GTCAAATCGGGTCTCTGGGTGAACCCCAGAGTTCCAGAGCTTATTGGGAAACCGGAACTCGAAAACCTAGCCAAAACTTACGGCAAATTCTGGTGTACGTG GGGACAGGCTTCCTATGGGTGCACCTGCGCTGATGATGTCTCCACAAGCAGTAAGTCCTGGTTTGGTGAGGGCAGAGCTGGTGCATGA
- the LOC108341663 gene encoding oil body-associated protein 2A isoform X2, translated as MPPEEQKLWHSHAYEVKSGLWVNPRVPELIGKPELENLAKTYGKFWCTWGQASYGCTCADDVSTSSKSWFGEGRAGA; from the exons ATGCCACCGGAGGAACAGAAACTTTGGCATTCTCATGCTTATGAG GTCAAATCGGGTCTCTGGGTGAACCCCAGAGTTCCAGAGCTTATTGGGAAACCGGAACTCGAAAACCTAGCCAAAACTTACGGCAAATTCTGGTGTACGTG GGGACAGGCTTCCTATGGGTGCACCTGCGCTGATGATGTCTCCACAAGCAGTAAGTCCTGGTTTGGTGAGGGCAGAGCTGGTGCATGA